A genome region from Variovorax paradoxus includes the following:
- a CDS encoding HAD family hydrolase, with amino-acid sequence MSPKHGKVEAFIFDMDGTMIDSMPWHARSWVEFVARHGLELDVSDILARTTGRTGTECMRELFERELSDEECQALVHEKEEIYRAMFHDNFTEVAGFTAFARAAVARGLKVAVGTAGDKGNIEFAMSRLKMDPLPLAIVGGDEGFSGKPTPAIFLEAARRIGVAPERCIVFEDAPFGIEAARRGGMRAVAVCSTHTAAELAGPHVIAAVRDYNELAHSNFLETLDDVS; translated from the coding sequence ATGAGCCCGAAGCACGGCAAGGTCGAGGCCTTCATCTTCGACATGGACGGCACCATGATCGACTCCATGCCCTGGCATGCGCGCTCGTGGGTCGAGTTCGTGGCGCGCCACGGGCTCGAGCTCGACGTGAGCGACATCCTCGCGCGCACCACGGGCCGCACCGGCACCGAGTGCATGCGCGAGCTCTTCGAGCGCGAGCTGTCCGACGAGGAGTGCCAGGCCCTGGTGCACGAGAAGGAAGAGATCTACCGCGCCATGTTCCACGACAACTTCACCGAGGTTGCCGGCTTCACCGCATTCGCCAGGGCCGCCGTCGCACGCGGCCTGAAGGTGGCCGTGGGCACCGCGGGCGACAAGGGCAACATCGAGTTCGCCATGTCGCGCCTCAAGATGGACCCGCTGCCGCTGGCCATCGTGGGCGGCGACGAAGGCTTCAGCGGCAAGCCCACGCCCGCCATCTTCCTGGAAGCCGCGCGCCGCATCGGCGTGGCGCCCGAACGCTGCATCGTCTTCGAAGACGCGCCCTTCGGCATCGAGGCCGCGCGCCGCGGCGGCATGCGTGCCGTGGCCGTGTGCAGCACCCATACCGCGGCCGAACTCGCAGGCCCTCACGTGATCGCTGCGGTTCGCGACTACAACGAACTCGCCCATTCGAATTTTCTGGAGACTCTCGATGATGTTTCGTGA
- a CDS encoding methionine ABC transporter ATP-binding protein — MTHSTPDAARGNADEPVIRLQSVQKSFALPSGEVFDAVQALSLDIPQGDVFGLIGKSGAGKSTLLRLINLLERPDAGKVFVGGRDLTTLSRRELRDTRQNIGMIFQQFNLLQNATVFDNVAFPLKIHGRHSRAEIDARVRECLALVGLAEKIDTYPAQLSGGQKQRVAIARALAPRPQVLLCDEPTSALDSETTRSLLETLRDINQKIGVTIVIVTHELSVVEVLCRNVAILEKGRLVEQFAVEDAPKAERKTALGREIDELVRRRERESREAGNGTAALRTAPDLNATEPAYV; from the coding sequence ATGACCCATTCCACGCCCGATGCGGCCCGCGGCAACGCGGATGAGCCGGTCATCCGTCTGCAATCGGTGCAGAAATCTTTCGCCTTGCCCAGCGGCGAGGTGTTCGACGCCGTGCAGGCGCTGTCGCTCGACATCCCGCAGGGCGACGTGTTCGGCCTGATCGGGAAGAGTGGCGCCGGCAAGTCGACGCTGCTGCGCCTCATCAACCTGCTGGAGCGGCCCGATGCGGGCAAGGTCTTCGTCGGCGGGCGCGACCTCACCACGCTCTCGCGCCGCGAGCTGCGCGACACGCGCCAGAACATCGGCATGATCTTCCAGCAGTTCAACCTGCTGCAGAACGCCACGGTGTTCGACAACGTGGCCTTTCCGCTGAAGATCCACGGCCGCCATTCGCGCGCCGAAATCGACGCCCGCGTGCGCGAGTGCCTGGCCCTGGTGGGCCTGGCCGAGAAGATCGACACCTACCCGGCGCAACTCTCGGGCGGCCAGAAGCAGCGCGTGGCCATTGCCCGTGCGCTGGCGCCGCGTCCGCAGGTGCTGCTGTGCGACGAGCCCACCTCGGCGCTCGACTCCGAGACCACGCGCTCGCTGCTGGAGACGCTGCGCGACATCAACCAGAAGATCGGCGTGACCATCGTCATCGTGACGCACGAGCTCTCGGTGGTCGAGGTGCTGTGCCGCAACGTGGCCATCCTCGAGAAGGGCCGGCTGGTGGAGCAGTTCGCCGTCGAAGACGCGCCCAAGGCCGAACGCAAGACAGCACTGGGCCGCGAGATCGACGAACTGGTGCGCCGCCGCGAGCGCGAATCGCGCGAGGCCGGCAACGGCACCGCCGCGCTGCGCACCGCGCCCGACCTGAACGCCACGGAACCCGCCTATGTTTGA
- a CDS encoding MetQ/NlpA family ABC transporter substrate-binding protein: MKTVFLRRSVLALSLAALSLGGLSLQAHAQDPAKKNLVIGGTAGSNADQLKLGIVPLLEKKGYKVKLVEFNDYVQPNLALAQGSLDANFFQHQVYLKKFAADQKLDITELVQGPIAPMGVYSTKRKTLAEAKEGDRVTLPNDPSNLARALVLLEQNKLITLKPGIDALRSTEKDVAENPKKLKFIPLEAAQLPRSLGDTEYAIVNGNFAISSGLKLTEAVVLEKTPDYYLNVVAVKTADKNTQWAKDLADVYRSKEFKAVVDSKFQGYAKPSFLQ; encoded by the coding sequence ATGAAGACCGTTTTCCTGCGCCGTTCCGTTCTTGCCCTCTCGCTCGCCGCGCTGTCGCTCGGCGGCCTCTCGCTGCAGGCCCACGCGCAAGACCCCGCCAAGAAGAACCTCGTGATCGGCGGCACCGCCGGCTCCAACGCCGACCAGCTCAAGCTGGGCATCGTGCCCTTGCTGGAAAAGAAGGGCTACAAGGTCAAGTTGGTCGAATTCAACGACTACGTGCAGCCCAACCTCGCGCTGGCCCAGGGTTCGCTCGACGCCAACTTCTTCCAGCACCAGGTCTATCTGAAGAAGTTCGCCGCCGACCAGAAGCTGGACATCACCGAGCTGGTGCAAGGCCCGATCGCGCCGATGGGCGTGTACTCGACCAAGCGCAAGACCCTGGCCGAAGCCAAGGAAGGTGACCGCGTGACGCTGCCGAACGACCCGAGCAACCTGGCGCGCGCGCTGGTGCTGTTGGAGCAGAACAAGCTGATCACGCTGAAGCCCGGCATCGACGCCCTGCGCTCGACCGAGAAGGACGTGGCCGAGAACCCGAAGAAGCTGAAGTTCATCCCGCTGGAAGCCGCGCAGCTGCCGCGCTCGCTGGGCGACACCGAATACGCGATCGTCAACGGCAACTTCGCGATCTCGTCGGGCCTGAAGCTCACCGAGGCCGTGGTGCTCGAGAAGACGCCCGACTACTACCTGAATGTGGTCGCCGTGAAGACGGCCGACAAGAACACGCAGTGGGCCAAGGACCTGGCCGACGTCTACCGTTCGAAGGAATTCAAGGCGGTGGTCGACAGCAAGTTCCAGGGCTACGCCAAGCCCAGCTTCCTGCAGTAA
- a CDS encoding MetQ/NlpA family ABC transporter substrate-binding protein, whose translation MHTLFRRRSLNLFALATVAAALFGGNAAFAQDKNTLKVGVSVGSAEQIFEVVKKVAAKDGLNIQLVVFNDYQLPNAALASGDLDANAFQHQPFLDNQNKARGFDIVPVGLTITAPLGFYSRKLKSIDQLPDGAAVGIQNDPSNGNRALLLLQQAGLITLKPEAVKNNTATPLDVVTNPKKLKLVALDAAQLPRSLDDLTIAAINNDYAEKAGLSLAKDAVIKEAPKGPYANLIAVRRADKDKPWAKRLVAAYQSPEVKSFIETQFKGSLVPAF comes from the coding sequence ATGCACACCCTTTTCCGCCGCCGCAGCCTCAACCTCTTTGCGCTCGCCACCGTGGCCGCCGCGCTCTTCGGCGGCAACGCCGCCTTCGCCCAAGACAAGAACACGCTCAAGGTGGGCGTGTCCGTCGGCAGCGCCGAGCAGATCTTCGAAGTGGTCAAGAAGGTCGCCGCCAAGGACGGCCTGAACATCCAGCTCGTGGTGTTCAACGATTACCAGCTGCCCAACGCGGCCCTGGCCTCGGGCGACCTCGACGCCAATGCGTTCCAGCACCAACCCTTCCTGGACAACCAGAACAAGGCGCGCGGCTTCGACATCGTGCCCGTGGGCCTGACCATCACCGCGCCGCTGGGCTTCTACTCGCGCAAGCTCAAGTCGATCGACCAGCTGCCCGACGGCGCGGCCGTGGGCATCCAGAACGACCCGTCGAACGGCAACCGCGCGCTGCTCCTGCTGCAGCAGGCCGGCCTCATCACGCTGAAGCCCGAGGCGGTCAAGAACAACACCGCCACCCCGCTGGACGTGGTGACCAACCCCAAGAAGCTCAAGCTCGTCGCCCTCGACGCCGCCCAGCTGCCGCGCTCGCTCGACGACCTGACCATTGCCGCCATCAACAACGACTACGCCGAGAAGGCCGGCCTGTCGCTCGCCAAGGACGCGGTGATCAAGGAAGCGCCCAAGGGCCCCTATGCCAACCTGATCGCCGTGCGCCGCGCCGACAAGGACAAGCCCTGGGCCAAGCGCCTCGTGGCGGCCTACCAGTCGCCCGAGGTGAAGAGCTTCATCGAGACCCAGTTCAAGGGGTCGCTGGTTCCGGCTTTCTGA
- a CDS encoding LysR family transcriptional regulator has protein sequence MTDPDLSDLGAFVDVTRARGFRGAAALRGVSPSSLSEAMRRLESQLGVRLLNRTTRSVTPTEAGQRLLERIAPAMDDIAGALDTLNSFRDSPTGTLRLNVPTIVAQRVLPPLASGFLAEHPGITLEITNNDTFIDVLAAGFDAGIRYDESIARDMIAVPLGPRTQRFVAAASPAYLAKHGTPRHPTDLLRHACIGHRFPSGVLAAWGFVRKGKVVKITPTGPLVASMINLELHAAESGLGLIYTFDEYVRPSLDSGALVPVLEDWWQSFSGPFLYYPSRTHMPAPLRAFVDFLKREG, from the coding sequence ATGACCGATCCCGACCTTTCCGACCTCGGCGCATTCGTCGACGTCACACGCGCGCGCGGCTTCCGCGGTGCGGCGGCGCTGCGCGGCGTGTCGCCCTCGTCGCTGAGCGAGGCCATGCGCCGGCTCGAATCGCAGCTCGGCGTGCGGCTGCTCAACCGCACCACCCGCAGCGTGACGCCCACCGAGGCCGGCCAGCGGCTGCTCGAACGCATCGCGCCCGCCATGGACGACATCGCCGGCGCGCTCGACACGCTCAACAGCTTCCGCGACAGCCCGACCGGCACGCTACGGCTGAACGTGCCGACCATCGTCGCCCAGCGCGTGCTGCCGCCGCTGGCCAGCGGCTTCCTGGCCGAGCACCCGGGCATCACGCTGGAGATCACCAACAACGACACCTTCATCGACGTGCTCGCGGCGGGCTTCGATGCCGGCATCCGCTACGACGAAAGCATCGCGCGCGACATGATCGCCGTGCCGCTCGGCCCTCGCACGCAGCGCTTCGTGGCCGCGGCATCGCCCGCCTACCTCGCGAAGCACGGCACGCCCAGGCACCCGACCGACCTGCTGCGGCACGCCTGCATCGGCCACCGCTTTCCCAGCGGCGTGCTGGCGGCGTGGGGCTTCGTGCGCAAGGGCAAGGTGGTGAAGATCACGCCCACCGGACCGTTGGTCGCGTCGATGATCAACCTCGAACTGCATGCCGCGGAATCCGGCTTGGGCCTGATCTACACCTTCGACGAGTACGTGCGCCCCTCCCTCGACAGCGGCGCGCTGGTGCCGGTGCTCGAAGACTGGTGGCAGAGCTTCTCGGGGCCGTTCCTGTACTACCCGAGCCGCACGCACATGCCGGCGCCGCTGCGGGCGTTCGTCGACTTCCTCAAGCGCGAAGGCTGA
- a CDS encoding methionine ABC transporter permease translates to MFENIAPILPELWIATGQTFMMLAIGLTAAVLVGGPLGILLFLLGPGQSLENKPAFLVLNWIVNTVRSFPFIILLVALVPFTRVIAGTSIGPLAAAVPLSFAAIPYLARLVDQCLREVPRGVIEAAHAMGASELQIVWRVLLVEARSGLVLALTVLAVSFLSYSAVAGVVGGGGIGDLAIRYGYYRFQTDVMVLTVALLVVLVQILQFVGNTTASRLDKR, encoded by the coding sequence ATGTTTGAAAACATCGCCCCCATCCTTCCCGAGCTGTGGATTGCCACGGGCCAGACCTTCATGATGCTGGCCATCGGCCTCACCGCGGCGGTGCTCGTCGGCGGGCCGCTGGGCATCCTGCTGTTCCTGCTGGGCCCCGGCCAGTCGCTGGAAAACAAGCCGGCATTCCTGGTGCTGAACTGGATCGTGAACACCGTGCGGTCCTTCCCTTTCATCATCCTGCTGGTGGCGCTGGTGCCGTTCACGCGGGTGATCGCGGGCACGTCGATCGGCCCGCTGGCCGCGGCGGTGCCGCTGTCGTTCGCTGCCATTCCGTACCTGGCGCGCCTGGTCGACCAGTGCCTGCGCGAAGTGCCGCGCGGCGTGATCGAGGCGGCGCATGCCATGGGCGCCTCGGAGCTGCAGATCGTCTGGCGCGTGCTGCTGGTCGAGGCCCGCTCCGGCCTGGTGCTGGCGCTGACCGTGCTGGCCGTGAGCTTCCTCTCGTACTCGGCCGTGGCCGGCGTGGTGGGCGGCGGCGGCATCGGCGACCTGGCCATCCGCTACGGCTACTACCGTTTCCAGACCGACGTGATGGTGCTCACCGTGGCGCTGCTCGTGGTGCTGGTACAGATCCTGCAGTTCGTGGGCAACACCACGGCAAGCAGGCTCGACAAGCGTTGA
- the prfB gene encoding peptide chain release factor 2 (programmed frameshift), translating to MDAEQINQIGAMLSDLSVRTVDLRRYLDYDAKAERLRTVNASLEDPNVWNDPKKAQELGREKKSLDDVVVTLDRLTNGLSDNTELYEMSKEDGDMDGLQSIADDAATLEADIKQLEFRRMFNNPADPLNAFVDIQAGAGGTEACDWASMLLRQYLKYAERKGFKTQIEDETPGDTAGIKGATIKVEGDYAFGLLRTETGVHRLVRKSPFDSSGGRHTSFASIFVYPEIDDSIEIEINPADVRTDTFRASGAGGQHINKTDSAVRLTHIPTGIVVQCQDGRSQHSNRDVAWKRLRSRLYDHEMRKRQEEQQKLEDSKTDVGWGHQIRSYVLDNSRIKDLRTNVEVSATQKVLDGDLDVFIEASLKQGV from the exons ATGGACGCAGAACAGATCAACCAAATCGGCGCAATGCTCTCGGACCTGAGCGTCCGCACGGTCGATTTACGGAGGTATCTT GACTACGATGCCAAAGCCGAACGACTGAGGACAGTCAACGCATCGCTCGAAGACCCGAACGTCTGGAACGACCCCAAGAAGGCCCAGGAGCTGGGGCGCGAGAAGAAGTCGCTCGACGACGTGGTCGTCACGCTCGACCGCCTCACCAATGGGCTGTCGGACAACACCGAGCTCTACGAGATGTCGAAGGAAGACGGCGACATGGACGGCCTGCAGTCCATCGCCGATGACGCCGCCACGCTCGAAGCCGACATCAAGCAGCTCGAGTTCCGCCGGATGTTCAACAACCCGGCCGATCCGCTGAACGCCTTCGTCGACATCCAGGCCGGCGCCGGTGGCACCGAGGCTTGCGACTGGGCCAGCATGCTGCTGCGCCAGTACCTGAAGTACGCCGAGCGCAAGGGCTTCAAGACGCAGATCGAGGACGAGACGCCCGGCGATACCGCCGGCATCAAGGGCGCGACCATCAAGGTCGAGGGCGACTACGCGTTCGGCCTGCTGCGCACCGAGACCGGCGTGCACCGCCTGGTACGCAAATCGCCGTTCGACTCTTCGGGCGGCCGACACACCAGCTTCGCCAGCATCTTCGTGTACCCGGAGATCGACGACTCCATCGAGATCGAGATCAACCCGGCCGACGTGCGCACCGACACCTTCCGCGCCAGCGGCGCGGGCGGCCAGCACATCAACAAGACCGACTCGGCCGTGCGCCTGACGCACATCCCGACCGGCATCGTGGTGCAGTGCCAGGACGGCCGCAGCCAGCACAGCAACCGCGACGTGGCGTGGAAGCGCCTGCGCTCGCGCCTGTACGACCACGAGATGCGCAAGCGGCAGGAAGAGCAGCAGAAGCTGGAAGACAGCAAGACCGACGTGGGTTGGGGCCACCAGATCCGCAGCTACGTGCTGGACAACAGCCGCATCAAGGACCTGCGCACCAACGTCGAAGTCTCGGCCACCCAGAAGGTGCTGGACGGCGACCTCGATGTGTTCATCGAAGCTTCCCTGAAGCAAGGCGTGTAG
- a CDS encoding MetQ/NlpA family ABC transporter substrate-binding protein, with protein sequence MRFPLRAPSLARWSAPLLGGLALGLMLQVSAHAADLRVGFMPGPYRDAFTGGIEPQLKKLGYTVKYVEFSQGVQPNDAVERGQIDANIFQHSLYLNATNKQQGFDLVPVVHVPTPPMGLYSQRHRSLESVPDGATVTLPADPVNAARALNILAAIGWVALKPGVSPLSVSERDIASNPKRLKLVPLEAAQAPRSLADADIAAVQGNFAVASGLKLTQALKLEDMTLPYVNVVAVKHSNENAKFAKDIAAAYQSPEFQRFFKANPTWAGYRLPDYFSQ encoded by the coding sequence ATGCGTTTCCCCTTGCGCGCGCCCTCGCTGGCGCGCTGGTCCGCCCCGCTGCTCGGCGGCCTTGCCCTCGGCCTGATGCTGCAGGTGTCCGCCCACGCCGCCGACCTGCGCGTGGGTTTCATGCCCGGTCCGTACCGCGATGCATTCACGGGCGGCATCGAGCCCCAGCTGAAGAAGCTCGGCTACACGGTGAAGTACGTCGAGTTCAGCCAGGGGGTGCAGCCCAACGACGCGGTGGAGCGCGGGCAGATCGACGCGAACATCTTCCAGCATTCGCTGTACCTCAACGCGACCAACAAGCAGCAGGGTTTCGACCTGGTGCCGGTGGTGCACGTGCCGACGCCGCCGATGGGCCTCTACTCGCAGCGCCACAGGTCGCTCGAGAGCGTGCCCGACGGCGCGACCGTGACGCTGCCGGCCGACCCGGTGAACGCGGCGCGCGCACTGAACATCCTCGCGGCGATCGGCTGGGTCGCGCTGAAACCGGGCGTGAGCCCGCTGAGCGTGTCGGAGCGCGACATCGCGAGCAACCCCAAGCGCCTGAAGCTGGTGCCGCTCGAAGCCGCGCAGGCGCCGCGCTCGCTGGCCGACGCCGACATCGCCGCGGTGCAGGGCAACTTCGCGGTGGCCTCGGGCCTGAAGCTCACGCAGGCGCTGAAGCTCGAGGACATGACGCTGCCCTACGTGAACGTGGTGGCGGTCAAGCACAGCAACGAGAACGCGAAGTTCGCGAAGGACATCGCCGCGGCCTACCAGTCGCCCGAGTTCCAGCGCTTCTTCAAGGCCAACCCGACCTGGGCCGGCTACCGCCTGCCCGACTACTTCTCGCAATGA
- a CDS encoding LLM class flavin-dependent oxidoreductase — MSQPTTTSRPRQLHLNVNILHSGFVPSAWRLPESDPRAFADIQHYIRTAQIAEAGKLDAVFLADNAAIVDQIHFRPITALEPTILLACVAAATTHIGLIATASTSYNEPYNIARRFATLDHVSNGRAGWNVVTTADLPSARNFGLDATPDHAKRYARASEFTDIVKALWDSWEDEAFIGDKAGGRFIDPARVHAIAHRGEHFAVQGPLNLPRPPQGHPVLVQAGASADGRELASRHAEAVFSASQSFEESLAYARALKTRAAELGRGPDAVKVLAGLTTIVGGTEAQALRRRDELVDLIPWDYSLTRIAGTLGIAPDRLRLDERLPDDLPLPGNGNGNHTFFNAVVAAGRTHGYTVRQLIRELAGGGGHRVIVGTPEQIADDIERWFKAGAADGFNLMPDALPHGLQDFVDGVVPILQKRGIFRTEYEGRTLRDHLGLARPAGRTADRLAA; from the coding sequence ATGAGCCAGCCGACCACGACCTCCAGGCCCCGCCAGCTGCACCTGAACGTCAACATCCTGCATTCGGGCTTCGTCCCCTCGGCCTGGCGCCTGCCCGAGAGCGACCCCCGGGCCTTCGCCGACATCCAGCACTACATCCGCACCGCGCAGATTGCGGAAGCGGGCAAGCTCGACGCAGTGTTCCTCGCGGACAACGCGGCCATCGTCGACCAGATCCACTTCCGCCCGATCACGGCGCTGGAGCCCACCATCCTGCTGGCCTGCGTGGCCGCGGCCACCACGCACATCGGCCTGATCGCGACGGCGTCGACCAGCTACAACGAGCCGTACAACATCGCGCGGCGCTTCGCCACGCTCGACCACGTCAGCAACGGCCGCGCGGGCTGGAACGTGGTGACCACCGCCGACCTGCCCTCGGCGCGCAACTTCGGCCTCGACGCCACGCCCGACCATGCGAAGCGCTACGCGCGCGCCTCGGAGTTCACCGACATCGTGAAGGCGCTGTGGGACAGCTGGGAAGACGAGGCCTTCATCGGCGACAAGGCCGGCGGTCGCTTCATCGACCCGGCCAGGGTGCATGCGATCGCGCACCGCGGCGAGCACTTCGCGGTGCAGGGGCCGCTCAACCTGCCGCGCCCACCGCAAGGGCATCCGGTGCTGGTGCAGGCCGGCGCGTCGGCCGACGGGCGCGAGCTGGCGTCGCGCCATGCGGAAGCGGTGTTCTCGGCCTCGCAGTCGTTCGAGGAATCGCTCGCCTATGCGCGCGCGCTGAAGACCCGCGCCGCCGAACTGGGCCGCGGCCCGGACGCGGTGAAGGTGCTCGCGGGCCTGACCACCATCGTCGGCGGCACGGAAGCGCAGGCGCTGCGCCGGCGCGACGAGCTGGTCGACCTGATTCCGTGGGACTACAGCCTGACGCGCATCGCCGGCACGCTGGGCATAGCGCCCGACCGGCTCAGGCTCGACGAGCGCCTGCCCGACGACCTGCCGCTGCCCGGCAATGGCAACGGCAACCACACCTTCTTCAACGCGGTGGTGGCGGCGGGCCGCACGCACGGCTACACGGTGCGCCAGCTGATCCGCGAACTCGCGGGCGGCGGCGGCCATCGCGTGATCGTCGGCACGCCGGAGCAGATCGCGGACGACATCGAACGCTGGTTCAAGGCCGGTGCGGCGGACGGCTTCAACCTGATGCCCGACGCGCTGCCGCATGGGCTGCAGGATTTTGTCGATGGGGTGGTGCCGATCCTGCAGAAGCGGGGGATCTTCCGCACGGAGTACGAGGGGCGCACATTGCGCGATCACCTCGGGTTGGCGCGGCCTGCGGGCCGCACGGCCGACCGGCTGGCTGCCTGA
- a CDS encoding aldo/keto reductase codes for MNTLQLGTKGMNGPKVSAIGLGCMGMSGMYGPSDRVESIATIHAAMDAGITLLDTGDFYGNGHNEMLIGEALKGLKGSRRDAALLSVKFGAMRDPAGGWVGYDARPAAVKNFATYSLQRLGVDHIDIYRPARLDPDVPIEDTVGAIADLVKAGYVRHIGLSEVGSQTIRKAAAVHPISDLQIEYSLISRGIEDDILATCRELGVGITAYGVLSRGLISGHWKKDGAHASDFRSHSPRFQGENVDRNLALVDALRRIADAKGVTVAQIAIAWVAAQGDDIVPLVGARQRSRLDEALGALGVKLGAEDFAAIERAVPKGAAAGERYAAAQMASLDSEPGRA; via the coding sequence ATGAACACACTCCAACTCGGCACCAAGGGCATGAACGGCCCGAAGGTTTCCGCCATCGGCCTCGGCTGCATGGGCATGTCGGGCATGTACGGCCCCTCGGACCGTGTGGAAAGCATCGCCACCATCCACGCCGCGATGGACGCCGGGATCACGCTGCTCGACACGGGCGATTTCTACGGCAACGGGCACAACGAGATGCTGATCGGAGAGGCGCTCAAGGGCCTGAAGGGCTCGCGGCGCGACGCGGCGCTGCTGAGCGTGAAGTTCGGCGCCATGCGCGACCCGGCCGGCGGCTGGGTCGGCTACGACGCGCGGCCTGCGGCGGTGAAGAACTTCGCCACCTACTCGCTGCAGCGGCTGGGCGTGGACCACATCGACATCTACCGGCCGGCGCGGCTCGACCCTGACGTGCCGATCGAGGACACCGTGGGGGCCATTGCCGACCTGGTGAAGGCGGGCTACGTGCGCCACATCGGGTTGTCGGAAGTGGGCTCGCAGACCATTCGCAAGGCCGCTGCCGTGCACCCGATCAGCGACCTGCAGATCGAGTATTCGCTGATCTCGCGCGGCATCGAGGACGACATCCTCGCGACCTGCCGCGAGCTGGGCGTCGGCATCACCGCGTACGGTGTGCTGTCGCGGGGGCTGATCAGCGGGCACTGGAAGAAGGACGGCGCGCACGCGAGCGATTTCCGCTCGCACAGCCCGCGCTTCCAGGGCGAGAACGTGGATCGCAACCTCGCGCTGGTCGACGCGCTGCGCCGCATCGCCGATGCCAAGGGCGTGACGGTGGCGCAGATTGCCATCGCATGGGTCGCGGCGCAGGGCGACGACATCGTGCCGCTGGTGGGCGCGCGCCAGCGTTCGCGGCTCGACGAGGCACTGGGCGCACTCGGCGTGAAGCTCGGCGCCGAAGACTTCGCGGCCATCGAGCGCGCGGTGCCGAAGGGCGCTGCCGCCGGCGAGCGCTATGCGGCGGCGCAGATGGCGAGCCTGGACAGCGAGCCGGGCCGCGCCTGA